From Streptomyces sp. 6-11-2, one genomic window encodes:
- a CDS encoding glycosyltransferase codes for MGAHRRPILFVSYAESGLLNPLLVLAEELSRRGVEDLWFATDEKARDQIESSSVGSSLRFASLGDTVSQMSAVTWDDDTYAEVTQRSRFKAHRAVIRHSFAPETRVEKYRALEKVVEEIQPALMVIESMCQFGYELAITKKIPFVLGVPFLPSNVLTSHVPFAKSYTPSGFPVPHSGLPGSMTIAQRVENELFRVRTLGMFMSKEMREVVEEDNRIRGELGISPEARQMMARIDHSEQVLCYSVPELDYPFPMHEKVRLVGTLVPPLPQAPDDDGLSDWLTEQKSVVFMGFGTITRLTREQVASLVEVARRLEGEGHQVLWKLPREQQHLLPPAGELPANLRIESWVPSQLDVLAHPNVKVFFTHAGGNGYHEGLYFGKPLVVRPLWVDCDDQAVRGQDFGVSLTVDRPETVDTDDVLDKITRVLDEPSFTERAEYYAGLLKAAGGRTAAADLLLGLPVLAND; via the coding sequence ATGGGCGCGCACAGGCGGCCGATCCTGTTCGTCAGTTATGCCGAAAGCGGTCTTCTCAATCCGCTGCTCGTACTGGCCGAGGAATTGTCCCGGCGCGGTGTGGAGGATCTGTGGTTCGCCACGGACGAGAAGGCGCGGGACCAGATCGAGTCGTCGTCGGTGGGCAGTTCGCTGCGGTTCGCCTCGCTCGGCGACACCGTGTCGCAGATGTCGGCGGTCACCTGGGACGACGACACCTATGCCGAGGTGACGCAGCGGTCCCGTTTCAAGGCGCACCGCGCGGTGATCCGGCACTCCTTCGCGCCTGAGACCCGGGTGGAGAAGTACCGGGCGCTGGAGAAGGTCGTCGAGGAGATCCAGCCCGCCCTGATGGTGATCGAGAGCATGTGCCAGTTCGGGTACGAGCTGGCGATCACCAAGAAGATCCCGTTCGTGCTCGGGGTGCCGTTCCTGCCGAGCAACGTGCTGACCTCGCACGTGCCGTTCGCCAAGTCGTACACGCCGTCCGGGTTCCCGGTGCCGCACTCGGGCCTGCCCGGAAGCATGACGATCGCCCAGCGCGTGGAGAACGAGCTGTTCCGGGTGCGCACGCTCGGGATGTTCATGTCGAAGGAGATGCGCGAGGTCGTCGAGGAGGACAACCGCATCCGCGGCGAGCTGGGCATCTCTCCCGAGGCGCGGCAGATGATGGCGCGCATCGACCACTCCGAGCAGGTGCTGTGCTACTCGGTGCCCGAACTGGACTACCCGTTCCCGATGCACGAGAAGGTGCGGCTGGTGGGCACGCTGGTGCCGCCGCTGCCGCAGGCGCCGGACGACGACGGGCTGTCGGACTGGCTGACGGAGCAGAAGTCCGTGGTCTTCATGGGCTTCGGCACCATCACCCGGCTCACCCGGGAGCAGGTCGCCTCGCTGGTCGAGGTGGCCCGCCGGCTGGAGGGCGAGGGCCACCAGGTGCTGTGGAAGCTGCCGCGCGAGCAGCAGCACCTGCTGCCCCCGGCCGGGGAACTGCCCGCGAACCTGCGGATCGAGAGCTGGGTTCCCTCGCAGCTGGACGTGCTGGCCCACCCGAACGTCAAGGTGTTCTTCACGCACGCCGGCGGCAACGGCTACCACGAGGGCCTGTACTTCGGAAAGCCGCTGGTGGTACGGCCGTTGTGGGTGGACTGCGACGACCAGGCCGTGCGCGGCCAGGACTTCGGCGTGAGCCTGACCGTCGACCGCCCCGAGACCGTGGACACGGACGACGTCCTCGACAAGATCACCCGCGTGCTCGACGAGCCGTCCTTCACCGAACGCGCCGAGTACTACGCCGGGTTGCTGAAGGCCGCGGGCGGTCGTACCGCCGCCGCGGACCTGCTGCTCGGCCTCCCCGTCCTGGCAAACGACTGA
- a CDS encoding cytochrome P450: protein MLNPTPPPSLEDAAPSVLRLSPLLRELQMRAPVTKITTPAGDEGWLVTRHAELKQLLHDERLARAHADPANAPRYVKSPLMDLLIMDDVEAARAAHAELRTLLTPQFSARRVLNMMPMVEGIAEQILNGFAAQERPADLRGTFSLPYSLTVLCALIGIPLQEQGQLLAVLGEMATLNDAESVAKSQAKLFGLLTDLAGRKRAEPGDDVISRLCETVPEDERIGPIAASLLFAGLDSVATHVDLGVVLFTQYPDQLREALADEKLMRSSVEEILRAAKAGGSGAALPRYATDDIEIADVTIRTGDLVLLDFTLVNFDEAVFDDADLFDIRRSPNEHLTFGHGMWHCIGAPLARMMLKTAYTQLFTRLPGLKLARPVEELQVTSGQLNGGLTELPVTW from the coding sequence ATGCTCAACCCCACCCCGCCGCCCTCTCTCGAGGACGCCGCTCCCTCGGTGCTCCGCCTCAGCCCGCTGCTGCGCGAGCTCCAGATGCGCGCTCCCGTCACCAAGATCACCACCCCGGCCGGCGACGAGGGCTGGCTGGTGACCCGGCACGCCGAGCTGAAGCAGCTGCTGCACGACGAGCGCCTGGCCCGCGCGCACGCCGACCCGGCCAACGCGCCCCGCTACGTCAAGAGCCCCTTGATGGACCTGCTCATCATGGACGACGTCGAGGCGGCCCGCGCCGCGCACGCGGAGCTGCGCACCCTGCTCACCCCGCAGTTCTCCGCCCGCCGGGTGCTCAACATGATGCCCATGGTGGAGGGGATCGCGGAGCAGATCCTGAACGGCTTCGCCGCCCAGGAGCGCCCCGCCGACCTGCGGGGCACCTTCTCGCTGCCGTACTCGCTGACCGTGCTGTGCGCCCTGATCGGCATCCCGCTGCAGGAGCAGGGCCAACTCCTCGCGGTGCTGGGCGAGATGGCCACGCTGAACGACGCGGAGAGCGTTGCCAAGAGCCAGGCGAAGCTGTTCGGGCTGCTGACCGACCTGGCCGGCCGCAAGCGGGCCGAACCCGGCGACGACGTGATCTCCCGGCTGTGCGAGACGGTCCCGGAGGACGAGCGCATCGGCCCCATCGCCGCGAGCCTGCTCTTCGCCGGCCTCGACAGCGTCGCCACCCATGTCGACCTGGGCGTCGTGCTGTTCACGCAGTACCCGGACCAGCTGCGGGAGGCACTCGCCGACGAGAAGCTGATGAGGAGCAGCGTCGAGGAGATCCTGCGGGCCGCGAAGGCCGGCGGCTCGGGCGCCGCGCTGCCCCGCTACGCCACCGACGACATAGAGATCGCCGACGTCACCATCCGCACCGGCGACCTGGTGCTGCTCGACTTCACGCTGGTCAACTTCGACGAGGCGGTCTTCGACGACGCGGACCTCTTCGACATCCGCCGCTCGCCCAACGAGCACCTGACGTTCGGGCACGGCATGTGGCACTGCATCGGAGCCCCGTTGGCCCGGATGATGCTGAAGACCGCCTACACGCAGCTGTTCACCCGGCTGCCCGGTCTGAAGCTGGCCCGCCCCGTGGAGGAGCTCCAGGTGACGTCCGGCCAGCTCAACGGCGGCCTCACCGAACTCCCCGTCACCTGGTGA
- a CDS encoding DegT/DnrJ/EryC1/StrS aminotransferase family protein, with protein MSYTYPVSMPWLKGRELEYVTEAVGGGWISSQGPYVRRFEEAFAAYNDMPHGVACSSGTTALTLALRALGVGPGDEVIVPEFTMIASAWAVTYTGATPVFVDCGDDLNIDVSRIEEKITPRTKVIMPVHIYGRQCDMDAIMNLAYEYNLRVVEDSAEAHGVRPVGDIACFSLFANKIITAGEGGVCLTRDAHLAEQMAHLRAMAFTKDHSFLHKKLAYNYRMTNMQAAVALAQTEQLDTILATRRDIEKRYDEALRDVPGITLMPARDVLWMYDLRAERSEELRAYLADQGVETRVFFKPMSRQPGYYDADWPSLNASRLGEDGFYLPTHTGLTAQEQEFITDRIRDFYGAK; from the coding sequence ATGTCCTATACGTATCCGGTCTCCATGCCGTGGCTGAAGGGCCGCGAGCTCGAGTATGTGACGGAGGCCGTCGGCGGCGGCTGGATCTCGTCGCAGGGCCCCTACGTCCGGCGGTTCGAGGAGGCGTTCGCCGCCTACAACGACATGCCGCACGGTGTCGCCTGTTCCTCGGGCACCACCGCGCTGACGCTGGCGCTGCGGGCGCTGGGCGTCGGCCCCGGCGACGAGGTGATCGTCCCGGAGTTCACGATGATCGCCTCCGCGTGGGCCGTCACCTACACGGGGGCGACCCCGGTGTTCGTGGACTGCGGCGACGACCTGAACATCGACGTCTCCCGCATCGAGGAGAAGATCACCCCGCGCACCAAGGTGATCATGCCGGTGCACATCTACGGCCGGCAGTGCGACATGGACGCCATCATGAACCTGGCGTACGAGTACAACCTGCGGGTCGTCGAGGACTCGGCCGAGGCGCACGGGGTGCGGCCGGTGGGCGACATCGCCTGCTTCTCGCTGTTCGCCAACAAGATCATCACGGCGGGTGAGGGCGGGGTGTGCCTGACCCGGGACGCCCATCTGGCCGAGCAGATGGCGCATCTGCGGGCGATGGCGTTCACCAAGGACCACAGCTTCCTGCACAAGAAGCTGGCCTACAACTACCGCATGACGAACATGCAGGCCGCGGTGGCGCTCGCACAGACCGAGCAGCTGGACACCATCCTCGCGACCCGCCGCGACATCGAGAAGCGCTACGACGAGGCGCTGCGGGACGTGCCCGGCATCACGCTGATGCCGGCCCGCGACGTGCTGTGGATGTACGACCTGCGGGCCGAGCGGAGCGAGGAGCTGCGCGCGTACCTGGCCGACCAGGGCGTCGAGACCCGGGTGTTCTTCAAGCCGATGAGCCGCCAGCCGGGCTACTACGACGCCGACTGGCCGTCGCTGAACGCCTCCCGGCTCGGCGAGGACGGGTTCTACCTGCCCACGCACACCGGACTGACCGCGCAGGAGCAGGAGTTCATCACCGACCGGATTCGCGACTTCTACGGAGCCAAGTGA
- a CDS encoding cytochrome P450, with amino-acid sequence MTADAETTTFAPGCPVAFPLRRPGRPFPPPEYADYRAGEGLVRSELPASGPVWLVTRHEDVRAVLTDSRISADPSRPGFPRARRTGGAPSQSEVPGWFVALDPPEHDRFRKTLIPEFTVRKVRELRPAIQQIVDERIDAMLAAGNSADLIADFALSVPSLVISDLLGVPKADRDFFEAKTRVLVTLSSTDEERDAASKALLRYLNRLIQIKDRRPGEDLISRLIQAGTMSRQELSGVSMLLLIAGHETTANNIGLGVVQLLTNPQWIGDDRIVEEMLRYYSVADLVSFRVAVEDVEIGGQLIRAGEGIVPLIAAANHDGSVFDKPEEFNPERSARSHVAFGYGVHQCLGQNLVRVEMEIAYRTLFERIPTLELAVPVEELSLKYDGLLFGLHELPVTWS; translated from the coding sequence ATGACCGCCGACGCCGAGACGACGACCTTCGCTCCGGGCTGCCCGGTCGCCTTCCCGCTGCGGCGGCCGGGACGTCCGTTCCCGCCGCCGGAGTACGCCGACTACCGGGCGGGCGAGGGCCTGGTGCGCTCCGAACTGCCCGCCAGCGGCCCGGTGTGGCTGGTGACGCGGCACGAGGACGTGCGGGCCGTGCTGACGGACTCCCGGATCAGCGCGGACCCCTCCCGTCCCGGCTTCCCGAGGGCGCGGCGCACCGGCGGCGCCCCCTCGCAGTCGGAGGTCCCGGGCTGGTTCGTGGCGCTGGATCCCCCGGAGCACGACCGGTTCCGCAAGACGCTGATCCCGGAGTTCACCGTGCGCAAGGTGCGGGAGCTGCGTCCGGCGATCCAGCAGATCGTGGACGAGCGGATCGACGCGATGCTCGCCGCGGGCAACTCGGCCGATCTGATCGCGGACTTCGCGCTGTCCGTGCCGTCGCTGGTCATCTCCGACCTGCTCGGGGTGCCCAAGGCGGACCGGGACTTCTTCGAGGCGAAGACGAGGGTTCTGGTGACCCTCAGCTCCACCGACGAGGAACGCGACGCGGCCTCCAAGGCGCTGCTGCGTTATCTGAACCGGCTCATCCAGATCAAGGACCGCCGCCCCGGCGAGGACCTGATCAGCCGGCTGATCCAGGCCGGCACCATGTCCCGGCAGGAGCTGTCCGGGGTGTCGATGCTCCTGCTCATCGCGGGGCACGAGACCACGGCGAACAACATCGGCCTGGGCGTCGTCCAGTTGCTGACCAACCCGCAGTGGATCGGCGACGACCGCATCGTGGAGGAGATGCTGCGCTACTACTCGGTCGCCGACCTGGTGTCCTTCCGGGTGGCGGTGGAGGACGTGGAGATCGGCGGACAGCTGATCCGGGCCGGTGAGGGCATCGTGCCGCTGATCGCCGCGGCCAACCACGACGGTTCGGTCTTCGACAAGCCCGAGGAGTTCAACCCGGAGCGTTCCGCGCGCTCGCACGTGGCGTTCGGCTACGGCGTCCACCAGTGCCTCGGGCAGAACCTGGTGCGGGTGGAGATGGAGATCGCCTACCGGACCCTGTTCGAGCGCATCCCGACCCTCGAACTGGCCGTGCCGGTAGAAGAGTTGTCCCTGAAGTACGACGGCTTGCTGTTCGGTCTGCACGAGCTGCCCGTCACCTGGAGCTGA
- a CDS encoding ferredoxin → MVRVNVDIDRCVGAGQCVLTVSDVFDQDDDGLVTVLVQPSDPATLDAVREAAVVCPSMAITVVED, encoded by the coding sequence ATGGTGCGCGTCAACGTGGACATCGATCGCTGCGTCGGTGCCGGACAGTGCGTGCTGACCGTGTCGGACGTGTTCGACCAGGACGACGACGGCCTGGTGACCGTCCTCGTACAACCGTCGGACCCGGCCACGCTGGACGCGGTCCGGGAGGCGGCGGTGGTCTGCCCCTCGATGGCGATCACGGTCGTGGAGGACTAG